From Geitlerinema sp. PCC 9228, one genomic window encodes:
- a CDS encoding mechanosensitive ion channel domain-containing protein, translating into MQLLEVVRVEWDILRDVLELMLRLALFSLGAAIAPFIGRSFPRTLWRFLQLLQRYVEIDAKHTYEQFVKPFQNLITIAGTFFFIALSLNWLLPYEELYKFLGFFIYLALSVTMAWTALKLARQIIRRTVITLVQRWFGEVNEVVLIFETLIYVAIVLLALIVFAVGLQVNLVALVASLGISGVAVAFAAQQTLSRLFGTLEIFLDRPYRPGEYIRVNFNPYAEDAYGRIESIGLRSTKIRLVAKNTISIVPNSFMASANIENISRGNKLMALLCLDFERILSEGEQALVKQIVEEATKIFWGFDRASTRIQFCPTETQKQTRARIILFISSADQSSLGLRKRLLELANHAIADKLAAYGLHFTTPEPMVYIDSPMSL; encoded by the coding sequence ATGCAGCTTTTGGAAGTTGTTCGCGTTGAATGGGATATCCTGCGGGATGTTCTCGAGTTAATGTTGCGCCTGGCACTGTTTTCTTTAGGGGCTGCGATCGCGCCTTTCATCGGGCGATCGTTCCCGCGCACCCTATGGCGTTTTTTACAGCTATTGCAGCGCTACGTAGAAATTGACGCAAAACACACCTACGAACAATTTGTCAAACCCTTCCAAAATTTAATCACCATCGCCGGTACATTTTTCTTCATTGCCCTTTCCCTGAACTGGCTGCTGCCCTACGAAGAGCTGTATAAATTCCTAGGGTTTTTCATTTACCTCGCCCTATCGGTTACCATGGCTTGGACAGCTTTAAAACTGGCTCGACAAATTATCCGTCGCACTGTCATTACCCTCGTGCAGCGTTGGTTTGGCGAAGTCAACGAAGTAGTGCTGATTTTTGAAACCCTCATCTACGTCGCCATTGTGTTGCTTGCCCTCATTGTCTTTGCTGTCGGATTGCAGGTAAACTTAGTGGCGTTGGTTGCTAGTTTGGGCATTAGCGGGGTTGCTGTTGCCTTCGCTGCCCAACAGACCCTCAGCCGGTTGTTTGGTACTTTAGAAATTTTCCTCGATCGCCCCTATCGCCCTGGCGAATACATTCGGGTAAATTTCAATCCCTATGCAGAAGATGCCTACGGTCGCATCGAATCCATCGGCTTGCGTTCTACGAAAATTCGTTTGGTGGCCAAAAATACCATTTCCATCGTACCCAATTCATTTATGGCCAGTGCCAACATTGAAAATATCAGCCGCGGCAATAAATTGATGGCGTTACTGTGTTTGGATTTTGAACGCATACTTTCTGAAGGGGAACAAGCCTTGGTCAAGCAAATTGTGGAAGAAGCCACCAAAATCTTTTGGGGATTCGATCGCGCCAGTACTAGAATTCAATTTTGCCCCACAGAAACCCAAAAACAAACCCGCGCCCGCATTATTCTGTTTATCTCCAGTGCCGACCAAAGTTCTCTGGGATTGCGCAAGCGTTTGCTAGAACTTGCCAACCACGCGATCGCGGATAAACTCGCTGCCTACGGTCTGCATTTTACCACCCCAGAACCTATGGTCTATATAGACTCGCCCATGTCTCTATAG
- a CDS encoding uroporphyrinogen-III C-methyltransferase, protein MNPQSPSQPSSEPSQSESFPEHPPEFQQELERLEGRLERLRGLAQTLVGGLAIALVISIGISGWFAYRSLLQERLNRQQAEEAQNQYSEIQEELDRLEQALQSQQRQVERLNEEIPPELQTLTDSVNSNQRQLQLLRERLSQIETEVTTSADTDGEENNNNENN, encoded by the coding sequence ATGAATCCCCAATCTCCTTCGCAACCCAGTTCCGAACCCAGCCAATCCGAATCATTTCCCGAACATCCCCCCGAGTTTCAACAGGAACTAGAACGATTGGAGGGAAGATTAGAACGCCTGCGTGGATTGGCACAAACTTTGGTGGGTGGTTTGGCGATCGCGCTGGTCATTTCTATTGGTATTTCTGGCTGGTTTGCCTATCGTTCTTTACTTCAAGAACGTCTCAACCGCCAACAAGCAGAAGAAGCCCAAAACCAATATTCAGAAATTCAAGAAGAACTCGATCGCTTGGAACAAGCACTTCAAAGCCAACAACGACAAGTCGAGCGTCTGAACGAAGAAATTCCGCCGGAACTGCAAACCCTTACCGATTCAGTCAATAGCAACCAACGCCAGTTGCAACTGCTACGCGAACGACTCTCGCAAATCGAAACCGAAGTTACTACATCCGCAGACACCGACGGTGAGGAAAATAACAACAATGAAAACAATTAA
- a CDS encoding ATP-binding protein: MLSPSESPITPSQLNLLARLHTPIWIFDPHAWKIWWANQAAVELWDAASYQDLLNRDFSDASHTTRIRLATYLEYFRQGETVVEQWTFYPQGRSVTMECVCSGVTIQPGHFAMLVEGRQVVSQPQDRDALRAIEALRHTTVLISLYATDGTPISQNPAATNCYGNFLIQPEPEMFQQRFVNRRVAQEAVNCLHSGELFRTEAQMWTLMGVRWHRIEARLTRDPVTGEHAFLVEEQDITDRKRAEAALRRNEERLRQQTSELQKTLHELQRTEAQLIQSEKMSSLGQLVAGIAHEINNPINAIYGNLPYLEDYIQSLLALLNAYQQEYPDPTEAIQEKIHQVDLTFVLEDLPNLLDSMKAGSERIWDIVQSLRTFSRHDEAELKLFDIHAGLDSTLSILQHRLEATSDRPAIQVEKQYGDLPKVECYGKQLNQVFMHVINNAIDVLQERDAKRQPQEIQEDPSRITITTRYQKAEAHENGFLAGRDRIFIEIDDNGPGIPKSLQSKLFDPFFTTKPVGKGTGLGLAVSYQIVCEKHGGDLRCISASDRGTKFIIELPIRFQKQVEAAFDENHAETQ; this comes from the coding sequence GTGCTTTCCCCTAGCGAATCCCCCATCACCCCATCACAACTCAACCTACTAGCAAGGTTGCATACACCCATTTGGATTTTCGATCCCCACGCTTGGAAAATATGGTGGGCGAACCAAGCTGCTGTGGAACTTTGGGATGCTGCCAGCTACCAAGACTTACTCAATCGCGATTTTAGCGATGCTTCCCACACCACGCGCATTCGCCTGGCTACGTACTTAGAATACTTCCGCCAGGGAGAAACTGTGGTGGAGCAGTGGACTTTTTATCCCCAAGGCAGAAGCGTCACTATGGAATGTGTCTGTTCTGGAGTGACCATCCAGCCTGGGCATTTTGCTATGTTGGTAGAAGGCAGACAAGTGGTTTCCCAACCACAAGACCGCGATGCTTTGCGCGCTATCGAAGCCCTACGCCACACCACGGTGTTAATTTCCCTGTATGCCACTGATGGTACGCCAATTTCCCAAAATCCTGCTGCTACTAACTGTTACGGCAATTTTTTGATTCAACCGGAACCGGAGATGTTCCAACAGCGGTTTGTCAATCGTCGGGTTGCCCAGGAGGCGGTCAATTGCTTGCACTCGGGAGAACTATTCCGAACGGAAGCCCAAATGTGGACCCTGATGGGAGTTCGTTGGCATCGCATCGAGGCGCGGCTAACTCGAGACCCGGTGACGGGAGAACATGCTTTTTTAGTGGAAGAACAGGATATCACCGATCGCAAACGGGCGGAAGCGGCTTTGCGTCGTAACGAAGAGCGCTTACGCCAACAAACTAGTGAACTCCAAAAAACCCTACATGAGTTACAACGCACGGAAGCTCAGCTGATTCAATCTGAAAAAATGTCTAGTTTAGGGCAATTGGTAGCGGGGATTGCCCACGAGATCAACAATCCTATCAATGCGATTTATGGAAATCTTCCTTATTTAGAAGATTACATACAAAGCTTGCTGGCATTGCTAAATGCATACCAACAAGAATATCCCGACCCTACTGAGGCAATTCAAGAGAAAATCCATCAGGTGGATCTGACGTTTGTTTTGGAAGATTTGCCCAATTTGCTGGATTCTATGAAGGCTGGCTCGGAGCGTATTTGGGATATCGTACAGTCTTTGCGTACGTTTTCGCGCCATGATGAGGCGGAATTGAAACTGTTTGATATTCATGCGGGGTTGGATAGTACGCTTTCAATTTTGCAACACCGGTTGGAAGCGACCAGCGATCGCCCGGCGATTCAGGTGGAAAAACAATACGGCGATCTCCCCAAGGTAGAATGTTACGGCAAGCAGCTCAATCAAGTATTTATGCACGTGATTAACAATGCCATTGATGTGTTACAAGAGCGCGATGCCAAACGCCAACCACAAGAAATTCAAGAAGATCCCAGTCGCATTACCATTACCACCCGCTATCAAAAAGCAGAAGCTCACGAAAATGGTTTTCTAGCAGGTCGCGATCGCATTTTTATTGAGATTGATGATAACGGACCGGGGATTCCCAAAAGTTTGCAAAGCAAGTTATTCGATCCGTTCTTTACCACCAAACCCGTCGGCAAAGGTACGGGATTGGGTCTGGCGGTGAGCTATCAAATTGTCTGCGAGAAACACGGTGGCGATCTCAGATGTATCTCGGCTAGCGATCGCGGTACAAAATTTATTATTGAGCTTCCTATTCGATTCCAAAAGCAGGTAGAGGCAGCATTTGACGAAAATCATGCCGAAACTCAGTAG
- a CDS encoding class I SAM-dependent methyltransferase gives MMNYAAPPASIQNWLQETLSTLPINLQVEFWNSQKLLIQGNRDRTEPALTLRIYHPGVLRALLLQRDPLVLAEAYLQGFCDFVGSIDALLLFRQNLPQVARQPIQTVKTWLQAITLPPLPFSNKNNNFWNFWQPRHRQQDLEAVQHHYDLGNDFYRLWLDPHMVYSCAYFPHENATLQEAQEAKLDTICRKLQLQPGETLLDIGCGWGSLLHWAATRYGVKAYGITLSQNQVDYNRQWIAKRGLRDRIQVELRDYRDLPTEPTFDKIVSVGMVEHVGMKNYPTYFQSALSCLQPGGLFLNHGITCTQKPNQSEAGERFIHRYIFPNGELARLSTILTAAEDAGWEIVDVDAWRPHYAKTLRHWAHNLERVRDRALEHIDQRWLQLWKLYLLGSAEGFERNYMGISQTLLRRQADTQWNLPLTRRNWLG, from the coding sequence ATGATGAACTATGCTGCTCCTCCTGCCAGTATTCAGAACTGGTTGCAAGAAACATTATCCACCTTACCAATTAATTTACAAGTTGAGTTTTGGAATTCCCAAAAACTGCTCATTCAAGGAAATAGAGATCGAACCGAACCAGCTTTAACCTTACGAATTTACCATCCAGGCGTTTTGCGCGCTTTGCTGTTGCAGCGAGATCCTTTGGTACTAGCAGAAGCCTACCTACAGGGATTTTGCGACTTTGTGGGGTCCATCGATGCCTTGTTGCTGTTTCGACAAAACTTACCCCAAGTTGCCCGCCAACCCATCCAAACTGTAAAAACTTGGCTGCAAGCCATTACCCTGCCACCGCTGCCATTTTCTAACAAAAACAACAATTTTTGGAACTTTTGGCAACCCCGCCACCGCCAGCAAGACTTGGAAGCAGTACAGCATCACTACGATTTGGGTAACGATTTTTATCGTCTTTGGCTCGATCCGCACATGGTATACTCCTGTGCCTATTTTCCCCACGAAAACGCCACCCTGCAAGAAGCGCAAGAAGCCAAACTCGATACCATCTGTCGCAAACTGCAACTGCAACCCGGCGAAACCTTGTTAGATATTGGTTGCGGTTGGGGATCGCTATTGCATTGGGCAGCAACGCGCTATGGTGTAAAAGCCTATGGCATCACCCTCAGCCAAAATCAAGTAGACTACAACCGCCAGTGGATTGCCAAACGGGGATTGCGCGATCGCATCCAAGTTGAATTGCGAGACTACCGGGATTTGCCAACAGAACCCACCTTCGACAAAATTGTTTCTGTGGGCATGGTAGAACACGTGGGCATGAAAAACTATCCTACCTACTTCCAAAGTGCTTTATCCTGCCTGCAACCGGGTGGCTTGTTCCTCAACCACGGTATTACCTGTACCCAAAAACCAAACCAATCCGAAGCCGGCGAACGATTTATTCACCGCTATATCTTTCCCAACGGTGAGTTGGCGCGTTTGTCTACCATCTTGACTGCTGCCGAAGATGCTGGCTGGGAAATTGTAGACGTAGATGCCTGGCGACCCCACTATGCCAAAACCCTGCGTCATTGGGCACATAATTTAGAACGGGTTCGCGATCGCGCTTTGGAACATATCGACCAACGCTGGTTGCAACTGTGGAAATTATATTTGCTAGGTTCGGCAGAAGGATTCGAGCGCAACTACATGGGCATTTCCCAAACCTTGCTGCGCCGTCAAGCCGATACCCAATGGAATCTACCCCTCACCCGGCGCAACTGGCTTGGTTAG